From Klebsiella electrica, the proteins below share one genomic window:
- the oppD gene encoding ABC transporter ATP-binding protein yields the protein MNTIETAKAPQAQQQSGLLLDVKDLRVTFKTPDGDVTAVNDLNFNLRAGETLGIVGESGSGKSQTAFALMGLLASNGQIGGSALFNGRQILNLPERDLNKLRAEQISMIFQDPMTSLNPYMRVGEQLMEVLMLHKSLGKAEAFEESVKMLDAVKMPEARKRMKMYPHEFSGGMRQRVMIAMALLCRPKLLIADEPTTALDVTVQAQIMTLLNELKREFNTAIIMITHDLGVVAGICDKVLVMYAGRTMEYGMARDVFYHPSHPYSIGLLNAVPRLDAEGESLLTIPGNPPNLLRLPKGCPFQPRCPHAMEICYSAPPLEEFAPGRLRACFQPVGDLL from the coding sequence ATGAACACAATTGAAACGGCAAAAGCGCCGCAGGCACAGCAACAATCTGGCCTGCTGCTGGATGTCAAAGATCTCCGCGTCACGTTCAAAACGCCGGATGGCGATGTCACGGCGGTGAACGACCTCAATTTTAACCTGCGGGCCGGGGAAACGCTGGGCATCGTTGGCGAATCGGGGTCCGGTAAGTCGCAGACCGCGTTTGCTTTAATGGGCCTGCTGGCCTCCAACGGTCAGATTGGCGGGTCGGCGCTGTTTAACGGCCGCCAGATTCTCAATCTGCCGGAGCGCGATCTGAATAAGCTTCGCGCCGAACAAATTTCAATGATATTCCAGGACCCGATGACCTCCCTGAACCCGTATATGCGGGTGGGTGAGCAGCTGATGGAAGTCCTGATGTTGCATAAAAGTCTGGGAAAAGCCGAAGCGTTTGAAGAGTCGGTGAAAATGCTGGATGCGGTAAAGATGCCGGAAGCGCGCAAGCGCATGAAAATGTATCCGCACGAGTTCTCCGGCGGGATGCGCCAGCGCGTGATGATTGCGATGGCGTTGCTGTGCCGGCCTAAACTGCTGATTGCCGATGAGCCGACCACCGCTCTGGATGTCACGGTCCAGGCGCAAATCATGACCCTGTTGAACGAGCTTAAGCGCGAGTTCAATACGGCGATCATTATGATTACCCACGATCTCGGCGTTGTCGCCGGGATCTGCGACAAAGTGCTGGTGATGTATGCCGGGCGAACCATGGAATACGGCATGGCGCGGGATGTCTTTTATCATCCTTCGCATCCGTACTCTATCGGCTTGCTGAATGCGGTTCCGCGTCTGGACGCCGAGGGCGAGTCGCTGTTGACCATTCCGGGCAACCCGCCAAACTTGCTGCGCCTGCCGAAAGGTTGCCCGTTCCAGCCGCGTTGCCCGCACGCAATGGAGATTTGTTATAGCGCTCCACCTCTGGAGGAGTTTGCACCGGGCCGCCTGCGCGCCTGCTTTCAACCAGTCGGGGATCTGCTATGA
- the oppF gene encoding murein tripeptide/oligopeptide ABC transporter ATP-binding protein OppF, whose translation MNAVTEQRKVLLEIADLKVHFDIKDGRQWFWQPAKTLKAVDGVTLRLYEGETLGVVGESGCGKSTFARAIIGLVKATDGKVAWLGKDLLGMKQEEWRDVRSDIQMIFQDPLASLNPRMTIGEIIAEPLRTYHPKMSRQEVRDRVKAMMMKVGLLPNLINRYPHEFSGGQCQRIGIARALILEPKLIICDEPVSALDVSIQAQVVNLLQQLQREMGLSLIFIAHDLAVVKHISDRVLVMYLGHAVELGTYNEVYHNPLHPYTKALMSAVPIPDPDLEKNKTIQLLEGELPSPINPPSGCVFRTRCPIAGPECAKTRPVLEGSFRHAVSCLKVDPL comes from the coding sequence ATGAACGCCGTTACGGAACAAAGAAAAGTCCTGCTCGAAATTGCCGATCTGAAGGTCCACTTTGATATTAAGGATGGCAGGCAATGGTTCTGGCAGCCGGCCAAAACGCTGAAAGCGGTGGATGGCGTCACGCTGCGTCTCTACGAGGGCGAAACGCTGGGGGTGGTCGGGGAATCCGGCTGCGGTAAATCGACCTTTGCCCGGGCGATTATTGGTCTGGTGAAGGCGACCGACGGTAAAGTCGCCTGGCTTGGCAAAGATCTGCTGGGCATGAAGCAGGAAGAGTGGCGCGATGTTCGCAGCGATATCCAGATGATCTTCCAGGATCCGCTGGCTTCGCTGAACCCACGTATGACGATCGGTGAAATTATTGCCGAGCCGCTGCGCACCTATCATCCAAAAATGTCGCGTCAGGAAGTGCGTGACCGCGTGAAAGCGATGATGATGAAAGTGGGTCTGTTGCCGAACCTGATTAACCGCTATCCGCACGAGTTTTCCGGCGGGCAGTGTCAGCGTATCGGTATCGCTCGTGCGCTGATCCTTGAGCCGAAGCTGATTATCTGCGATGAGCCGGTCTCGGCGCTGGACGTCTCGATTCAAGCGCAGGTTGTTAACCTGCTGCAGCAGCTGCAGCGAGAAATGGGCCTGTCGCTGATCTTTATCGCCCACGATCTGGCGGTGGTGAAGCATATTTCCGATCGCGTTCTGGTGATGTATCTGGGCCATGCGGTAGAGCTGGGCACGTATAATGAGGTGTACCACAATCCGCTGCACCCCTATACCAAAGCGCTGATGTCCGCGGTGCCGATTCCAGACCCGGATCTGGAAAAGAACAAAACCATACAGCTGCTGGAAGGGGAGCTGCCGTCGCCGATAAACCCGCCGTCGGGGTGTGTTTTCCGTACGCGTTGCCCCATCGCCGGGCCAGAATGCGCGAAAACGCGGCCGGTGCTGGAGGGGAGTTTCCGACATGCGGTTTCCTGCCTGAAGGTAGACCCGTTATAA
- a CDS encoding ion transporter — MVVNFHAARQRLYHLLFDQTRLSGRRFEGLCGLFALLSVLVIFIESGLGTQYHLTFDEWHIFVWLELFVTVVFTLEYFLRIISWPKPFSYIFSFWGVIDLATILPMYVMWMWPEMGLNYVFAWRAMRAIRCLRILKLLRFMPSLNIFWAAIVSARHQLILFYSFIAIVMVIFGSLMYLIEGPQYGFTTLNASVYWAIVTITTVGYGDITPHTPIGRILASILILIGYSIIAIPTGLITTHMTSAWQHRRARACSNCQHAAHDENARFCNACGSELPK; from the coding sequence GTGGTTGTTAATTTTCACGCCGCTCGCCAGCGGCTGTATCATCTGCTCTTCGATCAAACCCGTCTTTCCGGACGACGATTTGAAGGTCTGTGCGGTCTTTTTGCGCTGTTGAGCGTGCTGGTGATTTTTATTGAGTCCGGTCTGGGCACGCAATATCACCTGACGTTTGATGAGTGGCATATTTTTGTCTGGCTGGAGCTGTTTGTCACCGTTGTTTTTACCCTCGAGTATTTCCTGCGTATTATCAGCTGGCCAAAACCCTTCAGCTATATTTTCAGCTTTTGGGGGGTGATCGATTTAGCCACTATCCTGCCGATGTATGTGATGTGGATGTGGCCGGAAATGGGCCTCAATTATGTCTTTGCGTGGCGGGCGATGCGGGCGATTCGCTGCTTGCGTATTCTTAAGCTGCTGCGTTTTATGCCGTCATTGAATATTTTCTGGGCGGCTATCGTCAGCGCCCGCCATCAGCTGATCCTCTTTTATTCCTTTATTGCCATCGTGATGGTTATCTTTGGATCGCTGATGTACCTGATTGAGGGGCCGCAATACGGGTTTACCACCTTAAATGCATCGGTCTATTGGGCAATTGTGACCATTACGACGGTAGGGTATGGCGATATTACGCCGCATACGCCGATCGGCAGAATTCTGGCCTCGATTCTGATCTTAATCGGCTATTCCATTATCGCCATTCCGACAGGGCTTATCACCACGCATATGACCAGCGCATGGCAACATCGCCGTGCACGCGCGTGTTCAAACTGTCAGCACGCCGCGCATGATGAAAATGCGCGTTTCTGCAACGCCTGCGGGAGTGAACTGCCGAAATAG
- a CDS encoding HI1450 family dsDNA-mimic protein: protein MDMDLNNRLTEDETLEQAYDIFLELAVDNLDPADVILFNLQFEERGGAELFDPAPDWEEHVDYDLNPDFFAEVVIGLADTDGGEINDIFARVLLCREKDHKLCHILWRE from the coding sequence ATGGATATGGATTTAAACAATCGCCTGACCGAAGACGAGACGCTTGAACAAGCTTATGACATCTTCCTGGAGCTGGCTGTCGACAACCTCGATCCGGCGGATGTCATTCTGTTTAACCTGCAGTTTGAAGAACGCGGCGGCGCCGAGCTGTTCGACCCCGCGCCGGACTGGGAAGAGCATGTCGATTACGACCTTAACCCGGACTTTTTCGCCGAAGTCGTGATTGGTCTTGCCGATACCGATGGCGGTGAAATTAACGATATCTTCGCGCGCGTTCTGCTGTGCCGCGAAAAGGACCACAAGCTGTGCCATATTCTGTGGCGTGAATAA
- the cls gene encoding cardiolipin synthase translates to MTTFYTVVNWLVILGYWLLIAGVTLRILMKRRAVPSAMAWLLIIYILPLVGIIAYLSFGELHLGKRRAERARAMWPSTAKWLNDLKACKHIFAEDNSPVAASLFKLCERRQGIAGVKGNQLQLLTESDDVMQALMRDIQLARHNIEMVFYIWQPGGMADKVAESLMAAARRGVHCRLMLDSAGSVAFFRSPWAAMMRNAGIEVVEALKVNLMRVFLRRMDLRQHRKMVMIDNYIAYTGSMNMVDPRFFKQDSGVGQWIDLMARMEGPVATAMGIVYSCDWEIETGKRILPPPPDLNIMPFEEASGHTIHTIASGPGFPEDLIHQALLTAAYSAKEYLIMTTPYFVPSDDLLHAICTAAQRGVDVSIILPRKNDSLLVGWASRAFFTELLAAGVKIYQFEGGLLHTKSVLVDGELSLVGTVNLDMRSLWLNFEITLVIDDVGFGGDLAAVQDDYISRSRLLDARQWLKRPLWQRITERLFYFFSPLL, encoded by the coding sequence ATGACAACCTTTTACACGGTGGTGAACTGGCTGGTCATCCTCGGTTACTGGTTACTCATCGCCGGTGTAACGTTACGTATTCTGATGAAACGGCGCGCCGTACCTTCAGCAATGGCGTGGTTGCTGATTATCTACATTCTTCCGCTGGTCGGTATTATTGCCTATCTCTCATTTGGCGAACTGCATCTGGGCAAACGTCGTGCGGAGCGGGCCCGGGCGATGTGGCCCTCGACCGCCAAATGGCTTAACGATCTCAAAGCCTGCAAACATATTTTTGCCGAGGATAACAGCCCGGTCGCCGCATCGCTGTTTAAGCTCTGCGAACGCCGTCAGGGGATCGCCGGTGTAAAGGGCAATCAGCTGCAGCTCCTGACCGAGTCTGATGACGTGATGCAGGCGCTGATGCGCGATATCCAGCTGGCGCGGCACAATATAGAGATGGTGTTCTACATCTGGCAACCCGGCGGCATGGCCGATAAGGTCGCGGAATCGCTGATGGCCGCGGCACGGCGCGGCGTCCACTGCCGGCTGATGCTCGATTCCGCCGGCAGCGTCGCCTTTTTCCGCAGCCCGTGGGCCGCCATGATGCGTAACGCCGGTATCGAGGTTGTTGAAGCGCTGAAGGTTAACCTGATGCGTGTTTTTCTGCGCCGCATGGATTTACGCCAGCACCGCAAAATGGTGATGATTGATAACTATATTGCCTATACCGGCAGTATGAACATGGTCGACCCGCGCTTCTTTAAACAGGATTCTGGCGTCGGTCAGTGGATTGACCTGATGGCGCGTATGGAAGGCCCGGTCGCCACGGCAATGGGCATCGTCTACTCCTGCGACTGGGAGATTGAAACCGGCAAGCGTATTTTACCGCCGCCGCCGGATCTCAATATTATGCCCTTTGAAGAAGCCAGCGGGCACACGATTCATACCATTGCCTCTGGCCCCGGTTTCCCGGAAGACCTGATTCATCAGGCGCTACTCACCGCTGCCTATTCCGCCAAAGAATATCTGATAATGACCACCCCTTACTTCGTGCCCAGCGACGATCTGCTGCATGCGATCTGTACCGCGGCGCAACGCGGGGTCGACGTCAGCATTATCCTGCCGCGTAAGAATGATTCGCTGCTGGTTGGCTGGGCCAGCCGGGCCTTCTTCACCGAGCTGCTGGCGGCCGGAGTTAAAATTTATCAGTTTGAAGGCGGCCTGCTGCATACCAAAAGCGTTCTGGTCGACGGCGAGCTCAGCCTGGTCGGTACCGTGAATCTCGATATGCGCAGTCTGTGGCTTAATTTCGAAATCACGCTGGTCATTGACGACGTCGGATTCGGCGGCGATCTGGCCGCCGTTCAGGACGATTATATTTCTCGTTCGCGCCTGCTGGACGCCCGGCAGTGGTTAAAACGACCGCTCTGGCAGCGGATCACCGAGCGACTGTTTTACTTCTTCAGTCCGTTGCTGTAA
- a CDS encoding YciY family protein, giving the protein MKRSRTEVGRWRMLRQVSRRKSRWLEAQSRRNMRILSIRKELVKRQRSSLLFVLTEY; this is encoded by the coding sequence ATGAAGCGTAGTAGAACGGAAGTAGGGCGCTGGCGCATGCTAAGACAGGTGAGTCGCCGCAAGTCCCGCTGGCTGGAAGCCCAATCGCGCCGCAACATGCGCATCCTCTCCATCAGGAAGGAACTGGTGAAACGACAACGTAGTTCCCTGCTGTTTGTCCTCACTGAGTACTGA
- a CDS encoding RND transporter codes for MKLKGLLFAGVILISMTEVTYASDCEPNNMGGQVCVNDDGTTSDSIPNEINGLDTYSSDGQWSSTTPDGAGTNEAIDGSTLSPQDETISSSSGQSDSALIGKDWNSASNIQSDGAATSSAALANSR; via the coding sequence ATGAAATTAAAAGGTTTGTTATTTGCCGGGGTCATCCTGATTTCAATGACTGAGGTAACTTATGCCTCTGACTGCGAACCTAACAATATGGGAGGCCAGGTCTGCGTTAATGATGACGGGACAACATCTGACAGCATCCCAAATGAGATTAATGGGTTGGATACCTATTCCAGCGATGGACAATGGTCAAGCACGACACCGGATGGTGCTGGCACGAATGAAGCCATTGATGGCTCAACATTGTCACCCCAGGATGAGACAATCAGCTCCTCATCCGGGCAATCAGATAGCGCGCTGATCGGCAAAGACTGGAATTCCGCATCAAACATTCAGTCAGATGGCGCGGCTACCTCCAGCGCAGCTCTGGCTAATTCCCGGTGA
- a CDS encoding sensor domain-containing diguanylate cyclase — protein MLKNFPDEKYISDRNASFIKRVYLLRQVGVILCFIPIYSVLEEQSHHKITIALLILNALTWPSIAYIASIMSKDMLNTEKKNMILDSCWAGMWIAVMQVSPIPSIFIVSIQIADRYAAGGWRILKPALLCMLLSFTLIWLLNDFNYTTEFSTRTVWFSLPLVTCYPILLSVVSRRLSIKLRKRRELLEKQALMDPGLDLPNRRFFEQKMEGAFRATRKKRILSYLLLIDVDNFKYINDTYGHEVGDAVLSRISTILRECAGAQDIPARFGGDELAVIVNNSNDQLVLAMVHAIQERIEVLSLPSHKDISCTVSIGISCAKNKTSIISWIKEADEMLYEVKRNGKNGFCMKSNKK, from the coding sequence ATGTTAAAAAACTTTCCTGATGAAAAATACATTTCTGACAGAAATGCATCCTTTATTAAACGAGTGTATCTTCTGCGTCAGGTAGGGGTCATACTTTGTTTCATTCCTATATATTCAGTGCTTGAAGAACAATCACATCATAAAATAACAATTGCCTTGCTGATTCTGAATGCGCTGACCTGGCCATCCATTGCTTACATTGCCAGTATTATGTCGAAGGACATGCTCAATACTGAAAAAAAGAACATGATACTTGATTCGTGTTGGGCTGGTATGTGGATTGCAGTAATGCAAGTGAGTCCGATTCCATCAATATTCATTGTCTCAATTCAAATAGCAGATCGTTATGCCGCGGGTGGCTGGAGGATTTTAAAACCAGCGTTATTATGTATGCTCCTCAGTTTTACACTAATATGGTTGTTGAATGATTTTAATTATACGACTGAATTTAGCACGAGGACGGTATGGTTCTCTTTGCCGCTGGTTACATGTTATCCCATACTCTTGAGTGTTGTTTCGAGACGGCTATCTATAAAATTGAGAAAAAGGAGAGAGTTACTGGAAAAACAAGCGCTTATGGATCCAGGATTAGACCTTCCCAATCGTCGGTTTTTTGAGCAAAAAATGGAAGGGGCTTTCAGGGCGACGCGAAAAAAACGCATATTGTCATATCTTCTTCTCATTGATGTGGATAATTTTAAATACATCAACGATACCTACGGTCATGAAGTAGGTGATGCAGTATTATCTCGCATATCAACAATACTAAGAGAGTGTGCAGGTGCGCAGGATATTCCTGCAAGATTTGGTGGGGATGAGTTAGCGGTTATTGTTAACAACAGTAATGATCAGCTTGTTTTAGCGATGGTTCATGCAATTCAGGAACGAATCGAGGTCCTTTCCTTACCTTCTCATAAAGATATTTCTTGTACTGTCAGTATCGGTATTTCATGTGCTAAAAACAAAACGTCAATTATTAGCTGGATTAAGGAAGCGGATGAAATGCTTTATGAGGTTAAGCGTAATGGCAAAAATGGATTTTGCATGAAAAGTAATAAAAAATAA
- a CDS encoding IS5 family transposase (programmed frameshift), with protein sequence MARYDLPDEAWDIIQPLLPAQPATPRAGRPWAEHRMIINGMFWVLCSGAPWRDLPERYGPWKTVYNRFNRWSKSGVINIIFNRLLSSLDAHGLVDWSATALDGSNIRALRCAAGAPKKHPDIAGDHGLGRSRGGFGTKIHMATDAGGLPLNIVLSPGQAHESQFALRLLDGIGVQRQNGSMKRRGYAVLADKAYSGHALRNELKRKGIKVVIPRKSNEKMAADGRSQLDRDAYRNRNVVERCFGCLKEYRRIATRYDKTARNYLAMVKLGCIRLFYKKLCN encoded by the exons ATGGCCCGCTACGACCTTCCCGATGAAGCATGGGATATCATCCAGCCTTTACTGCCCGCTCAACCTGCAACACCACGGGCCGGACGCCCATGGGCGGAGCATCGTATGATCATCAATGGCATGTTCTGGGTGTTGTGCTCTGGTGCCCCATGGCGTGATTTACCTGAACGATACGGCCCATGGAAAACCGTATATAACCGCTTTAACCGGTGGTCTAAGTCGGGTGTGATTAATATTATTTTCAACAGGTTGCTTTCTTCTCTTGATGCTCACGGCCTCGTTGACTGGTCAGCTACTGCGCTGGATGGCAGCAATATCCGGGCACTCAGGTGCGCCGCCGGCGCGC CAAAAAAACATCCCGATATCGCCGGAGATCATGGGCTGGGTCGCTCTCGCGGTGGTTTTGGCACCAAAATCCATATGGCGACGGATGCAGGCGGTCTCCCGTTAAATATCGTGCTGAGTCCCGGACAGGCTCACGAAAGCCAGTTCGCATTACGCCTTCTGGACGGAATTGGTGTTCAGCGCCAGAACGGCAGCATGAAACGTCGTGGTTATGCGGTGCTGGCTGACAAAGCCTACTCAGGACATGCGCTTCGCAATGAGCTGAAACGAAAAGGGATAAAAGTGGTTATCCCGCGGAAATCTAATGAAAAAATGGCAGCAGATGGTCGTTCACAGCTTGATCGTGATGCTTATCGTAATCGCAACGTTGTTGAGCGGTGTTTTGGCTGTCTGAAAGAATACCGTCGCATTGCCACGCGTTACGACAAAACGGCGAGGAATTATCTGGCGATGGTGAAACTGGGTTGCATTAGACTGTTTTACAAAAAATTATGCAATTAA
- a CDS encoding EAL domain-containing protein: MIKNKMEIESYSFVLEPSYKKDGSVHSWEILTKKVNKKNFNDDLPNEKVFCFSSLNEKEIIDVFNKQLLTIAEIDPLFLNDRPVSLNVDSLISDYILNDRYVSDYIKKQKNITVEIHEDFHEFKHPSCMAELTQLSTLCPVWLDDFGRGLTSIKVIESFEFECIKIDKDYFWEIQNDNDFTAILGKIKSYCDFVIVEGVETIEQKNKVFSVIDSACQGRLWKGDYYYIEC, encoded by the coding sequence ATGATAAAGAACAAGATGGAAATAGAATCCTATAGCTTTGTTTTAGAGCCATCTTACAAAAAAGATGGTTCTGTTCACTCTTGGGAAATTCTAACGAAGAAAGTAAATAAAAAGAATTTCAATGATGATCTGCCTAATGAAAAGGTTTTTTGTTTCAGTTCATTAAACGAAAAGGAAATAATTGATGTATTTAATAAGCAGTTATTGACAATTGCTGAAATCGACCCTTTGTTCTTAAATGACAGGCCGGTATCATTGAATGTTGATAGCCTTATCAGTGATTATATATTAAACGACAGATATGTAAGTGATTACATAAAAAAGCAAAAAAATATTACTGTCGAGATCCACGAGGATTTTCACGAGTTTAAGCACCCGAGCTGTATGGCTGAGTTAACGCAACTGTCCACATTGTGTCCAGTATGGTTGGATGATTTTGGCCGAGGACTGACAAGCATAAAGGTTATTGAATCATTTGAATTTGAATGTATAAAAATAGACAAGGATTACTTTTGGGAGATTCAAAACGATAATGATTTTACAGCGATATTAGGGAAAATAAAATCGTATTGTGACTTTGTCATCGTTGAGGGAGTTGAAACAATAGAGCAAAAAAATAAGGTTTTTTCTGTTATTGATAGTGCTTGCCAGGGACGGTTATGGAAAGGTGATTACTACTACATTGAGTGTTAA
- a CDS encoding YciI family protein, whose product MLYVIYAEDIADSLEKRLSVRPAHLARLQLLQDEGRLLTAGPMPAVDSNEPGAAGFTGSTVIAEFESLEVAKAWANDDPYIAAGVYQNVSVKPYKKVF is encoded by the coding sequence GTGCTTTACGTTATCTACGCTGAAGACATTGCCGATTCTCTGGAAAAGCGCTTGTCGGTACGTCCCGCCCACCTGGCACGTTTGCAGCTATTACAAGATGAAGGTCGCCTGTTGACCGCCGGTCCAATGCCTGCCGTCGACAGTAATGAACCTGGCGCCGCCGGGTTTACTGGTTCAACGGTCATTGCGGAATTCGAATCGCTGGAAGTCGCAAAAGCATGGGCAAATGATGACCCTTACATCGCGGCTGGCGTTTACCAGAACGTCTCCGTGAAGCCTTATAAGAAGGTATTTTAA
- the tonB gene encoding TonB system transport protein TonB, which produces MSAMTLDLPRRFPWPTLLSVAIHGAVVAGLLYTSVHQVIEQPSPSQPIEITMVAPADLEPPQAAQPVVEPVVEPEPEPEVVPEPEPPKEAPVVIHKPEAKPKPKPKPKPKPEKKVEQPKRDVKPAETRAASPFETTNTAPARTQPNSAPAMAKPTQTAPSGPRALSRNQPSYPTRAQALRIEGSVRVKFDVTPDGRVDNIEILSAQPANMFERDVRNALRKWRYEVGKPGTGVTMTIKFRLKGVEIS; this is translated from the coding sequence ATGAGCGCAATGACCCTTGATTTACCTCGCCGCTTCCCGTGGCCGACGCTGCTGTCCGTGGCTATCCACGGTGCCGTTGTGGCGGGGTTGCTTTATACCTCGGTACATCAGGTTATTGAACAGCCCTCTCCCTCGCAACCGATCGAAATTACGATGGTTGCACCGGCAGACCTTGAACCGCCACAGGCCGCACAACCGGTAGTGGAGCCCGTTGTTGAACCGGAGCCTGAGCCGGAGGTCGTGCCGGAACCCGAGCCGCCAAAAGAAGCGCCGGTCGTCATTCACAAGCCCGAAGCCAAACCTAAACCGAAGCCTAAACCGAAGCCGAAGCCAGAGAAGAAGGTCGAACAGCCGAAACGTGATGTGAAACCGGCGGAAACGCGCGCGGCTTCACCGTTTGAAACGACCAATACGGCGCCGGCGCGTACGCAGCCGAACTCCGCGCCAGCCATGGCGAAACCCACCCAGACCGCGCCGAGCGGCCCGCGAGCGCTGAGCCGCAACCAGCCGTCATACCCGACACGTGCACAGGCGCTGCGCATCGAAGGTTCTGTTCGCGTCAAGTTTGATGTCACGCCGGATGGGCGCGTGGATAACATAGAAATTCTCTCCGCACAGCCAGCCAATATGTTTGAACGGGATGTGAGAAACGCGCTGCGCAAATGGCGCTATGAAGTGGGCAAGCCGGGAACCGGCGTCACCATGACGATCAAATTCCGTCTGAAGGGCGTTGAGATAAGCTAA
- a CDS encoding fructosamine kinase family protein, translating into MWQAISTLLSDWHTETAEIELRNELPGGEIHAAWHLRFGGRDYFVKCDERELLPIFTAEADQLELLSRSKTVSVPQVYAVGSDRDYSFLVMEYLPPRPLDAHNAFLLGQHIAHLHQWSDQPQFGLDFDNDLSTTPQPNAWQRRWSTFFAEQRIGWQLELAAEKGLNFGDIDSIVDNVQQRLSNHQPQPSLLHGDLWSGNCALGPNGPYIFDPACYWGDRECDLAMLPLHPEQPPQIYDGYQSISPLPADFLERQPVYQLYTLLNRAILFGGQHLVTAQKALDAVLTEKAP; encoded by the coding sequence ATGTGGCAAGCTATCAGCACGTTGTTAAGCGACTGGCATACCGAAACCGCTGAAATCGAACTCCGCAACGAACTGCCCGGCGGCGAAATTCATGCGGCCTGGCACTTACGTTTCGGCGGACGGGACTACTTTGTTAAATGTGATGAGCGAGAACTGCTGCCTATCTTTACCGCTGAAGCAGATCAGCTCGAGCTGCTGTCGCGGAGTAAAACCGTTAGCGTTCCGCAGGTTTATGCTGTTGGCAGCGATCGCGACTACAGTTTCCTGGTCATGGAGTATCTGCCCCCTCGCCCGCTGGACGCGCACAACGCCTTCTTACTCGGTCAGCATATTGCGCACTTGCATCAGTGGAGCGATCAGCCGCAGTTTGGGCTGGATTTTGATAACGATCTTTCCACTACACCGCAGCCGAACGCCTGGCAACGCCGCTGGTCGACTTTTTTTGCCGAACAGCGTATCGGCTGGCAGCTGGAGCTGGCTGCCGAAAAAGGGCTCAACTTCGGTGACATCGACAGCATCGTCGATAATGTGCAGCAGCGCCTGAGCAATCACCAGCCTCAACCGTCACTGCTGCATGGGGATTTGTGGTCGGGAAATTGCGCGCTAGGACCAAACGGCCCCTACATTTTCGATCCCGCCTGTTACTGGGGAGACAGAGAGTGCGATCTGGCGATGCTGCCGCTGCACCCTGAACAGCCGCCGCAGATCTACGATGGCTACCAGTCGATATCGCCGCTGCCCGCTGACTTTCTTGAACGTCAGCCGGTTTATCAGCTCTACACGTTGTTAAACCGGGCGATTTTGTTCGGCGGCCAGCATCTGGTGACGGCGCAGAAAGCGCTGGATGCGGTCTTAACGGAAAAGGCCCCCTGA
- the ghoS gene encoding type V toxin-antitoxin system endoribonuclease antitoxin GhoS has product MSTEIVTRVVTVNFQEETLTEINELSNHLTRAGFTLVLNDENGKVHELGTNTFGLISGQSADEVKALSAGLAETALGRPVDVTVTTFAEWLKAQ; this is encoded by the coding sequence ATGAGCACAGAAATTGTTACCCGCGTCGTCACGGTCAACTTTCAGGAAGAGACGCTGACCGAAATTAACGAGCTAAGTAATCATCTCACCCGCGCAGGATTTACTCTCGTGCTGAATGACGAAAACGGTAAGGTCCATGAACTGGGGACGAATACCTTTGGCCTGATTTCCGGGCAAAGCGCCGACGAGGTCAAAGCGCTTAGCGCCGGACTGGCGGAAACAGCGCTGGGCCGCCCCGTCGACGTTACCGTCACCACATTTGCGGAGTGGTTGAAAGCTCAATAA